The proteins below are encoded in one region of Blochmannia endosymbiont of Camponotus (Colobopsis) obliquus:
- the yfaE gene encoding class I ribonucleotide reductase maintenance protein YfaE, translated as MDHKNIVSFYYQHNKYKHFSLLEILEKYQIKINFQCRSGYCGVCKITLLKGQIKYYREPLASCINNNEILSCCCIPVENIKLNL; from the coding sequence TTGGATCATAAAAATATTGTGTCATTTTATTACCAACATAATAAATATAAACATTTTTCATTACTAGAAATATTAGAAAAATATCAAATAAAAATTAACTTTCAATGTCGCTCAGGATATTGTGGTGTATGTAAGATCACATTATTAAAAGGACAAATAAAATATTACAGAGAACCATTAGCTTCCTGTATAAATAATAATGAAATATTATCTTGCTGTTGCATACCAGTGGAAAATATTAAATTAAATTTGTAA
- the nuoN gene encoding NADH-quinone oxidoreductase subunit NuoN, with product MMISFQEIIALLPVLIIGVTVVCIMLCISFFRNHFIISSVTFFSLKLSLLSLYFTKKYGAQIVTDLVVVDNFSIFFSVLILFASLASSVLAYTWLDSYLGNREEFYLLILISVMGGILLVCTNHLVMIFLSIELLAVPLYGLIGYNYAIYSSLSASVKYIILSTISSSFLLFGIALIYAYCSTLSIIDINNNSASNVISQELFLIGLGFMIASFGFKLSLFPFHSWTADVYAGSSIPVNLFLSTVNKIAVFAMMLRIFPVMSSVCSSTKISFILVIIACFSMLFGNLIAIRQNNIKRILGYSSIAHFGYILIGLLSKQNNELSLETVGISLVSYLLSSLGIFGILSLISTFSKNRERSELFLYRGLFWDHPFLSVVFTVMILSLAGIPITLGFISKFYVIILGVHSELWWFIGSVLLSSVIGLVYYLRIIRTLYSFSSKRILCNIPWNWGITPLGMIILISFVLILFLGIYPQPLINLTQLLYK from the coding sequence TGATCTCTTTTCAAGAAATAATTGCATTATTGCCTGTTTTAATAATAGGAGTTACAGTGGTATGTATAATGTTGTGTATTTCATTTTTTCGAAATCATTTTATAATTTCAAGTGTAACATTTTTTAGTTTAAAATTGTCTTTATTATCTTTATATTTTACGAAAAAATATGGTGCTCAAATTGTCACAGATTTGGTTGTAGTTGATAATTTTTCTATATTTTTTTCGGTATTAATTTTATTTGCAAGTTTGGCAAGTAGCGTTTTAGCATATACATGGTTAGATAGTTATTTAGGTAATCGTGAGGAATTTTATTTATTGATTTTAATATCAGTAATGGGTGGAATTTTATTAGTTTGCACCAATCATTTAGTTATGATATTTCTTAGTATAGAATTATTGGCAGTACCTTTGTATGGTTTAATAGGTTATAATTATGCAATTTATTCTTCTTTATCTGCAAGTGTCAAATATATAATTTTATCTACTATTTCTTCATCTTTTTTGTTGTTTGGAATAGCTTTAATTTACGCTTATTGCAGTACGTTGTCAATTATAGATATTAATAATAATAGTGCTAGTAATGTTATATCTCAAGAATTATTTTTAATTGGTTTAGGTTTTATGATAGCTAGTTTTGGTTTTAAATTATCTTTATTTCCATTTCATTCGTGGACTGCTGATGTGTATGCAGGTTCTTCTATTCCAGTTAATCTTTTTTTATCTACCGTTAATAAAATTGCAGTTTTCGCAATGATGCTTAGGATATTTCCTGTAATGTCAAGCGTTTGTAGTAGTACAAAAATTAGTTTTATCCTAGTAATTATTGCTTGTTTTTCTATGTTATTTGGAAATCTAATAGCTATTAGACAAAATAATATTAAAAGAATTTTAGGGTATTCTTCTATTGCTCATTTTGGTTATATTTTAATTGGTTTGTTGTCAAAACAAAATAATGAATTATCTTTGGAAACTGTTGGTATATCTTTGGTTAGTTATTTATTAAGTTCATTGGGAATATTTGGTATACTTAGTTTAATATCTACTTTTTCTAAAAATAGAGAAAGAAGTGAATTATTTTTATATCGTGGTTTGTTTTGGGATCATCCATTTTTATCTGTGGTGTTTACAGTTATGATATTATCTTTAGCAGGAATTCCAATTACTTTAGGTTTTATAAGTAAATTTTATGTAATTATTTTAGGTGTACATAGTGAGTTATGGTGGTTTATTGGATCAGTGTTATTATCCAGTGTTATTGGTCTTGTTTATTATTTGCGAATAATAAGAACTTTATATTCTTTTTCTTCTAAAAGGATTTTGTGTAATATCCCTTGGAATTGGGGTATAACTCCTTTAGGAATGATAATTTTAATTTCTTTTGTTTTGATTTTATTTTTAGGAATATATCCGCAACCGTTAATTAACTTAACACAATTATTATATAAATAA